From one Rubrobacter xylanophilus genomic stretch:
- a CDS encoding adenosylhomocysteinase, with protein sequence MESVIRDPSLAPEGHRKIEWAAAHSPVLAAVRERYLKDGTFEDLGVAVALPVEAKTAYLAVVLAEVGARVSVAAPLPSVVQDDVAAALAERGVAVFANSEGSPEDADRWMELALEAATSAGEAVLIDDRAGLTRIAHTTRRRLLAHLRGASEETTSGVVRLRAMEAEGVLEFPVLAANDARCKHLFDNRYGTGQSTLTALMQSTNLMLGGKRVVVLGYGWCGKGIARYAAGLGARVTVCEVDPVRGLEAYADGFDVLPALEAAGVGEVFITATGNLHVLGEEHFGRMRDGAILANAGGVDVEIDVSWLRATAEEVYEVRRHVEEFVMPDGRRLRLVGGGMVVNLTAGDGHPVEIMDLTFAIQALCAHHLANRAASMEAGLHPLPPELDEEVARLKLEAVGMGVDSLTEEQRRFLAGWRE encoded by the coding sequence ATGGAATCCGTGATCCGGGATCCCTCCCTCGCGCCGGAGGGGCACAGGAAGATCGAATGGGCCGCGGCCCACTCCCCGGTGCTCGCCGCCGTGCGCGAGCGCTACCTGAAGGACGGCACCTTCGAAGATCTGGGAGTTGCCGTGGCGCTCCCGGTGGAGGCCAAGACCGCCTATCTCGCCGTGGTCCTGGCCGAGGTCGGAGCCCGGGTCTCCGTCGCCGCCCCCCTCCCGTCGGTGGTGCAGGACGACGTGGCAGCCGCCCTCGCCGAGCGGGGCGTCGCCGTCTTCGCCAACTCCGAGGGCTCCCCGGAGGACGCCGACCGCTGGATGGAGCTCGCCCTGGAGGCGGCCACCTCGGCAGGCGAGGCCGTCCTCATCGACGACCGGGCGGGGCTCACGCGCATCGCCCACACCACCCGCCGCCGTCTCCTGGCGCATCTCCGGGGGGCCTCCGAGGAGACCACCAGCGGCGTGGTGCGGCTGCGGGCGATGGAGGCCGAGGGGGTGCTGGAGTTTCCGGTTCTCGCCGCCAACGACGCCCGCTGCAAGCACCTCTTCGACAACCGCTACGGCACCGGGCAGTCCACGCTGACCGCCCTCATGCAGAGCACCAACCTCATGCTCGGGGGCAAGCGCGTGGTGGTGCTCGGCTACGGGTGGTGCGGCAAGGGGATAGCCCGCTACGCCGCGGGCCTGGGCGCCCGGGTCACGGTGTGCGAGGTGGACCCGGTGCGGGGGCTCGAGGCCTACGCCGACGGTTTCGACGTCCTGCCCGCGCTGGAGGCCGCCGGCGTCGGGGAGGTCTTCATCACCGCCACCGGCAACCTGCACGTGCTGGGGGAGGAACACTTCGGGCGGATGCGCGACGGGGCGATCCTGGCCAACGCCGGCGGGGTGGACGTGGAGATAGACGTGAGCTGGCTCCGGGCGACGGCGGAGGAGGTGTACGAGGTGCGCCGCCACGTCGAGGAGTTCGTCATGCCGGACGGGCGGCGGCTGCGCCTGGTCGGCGGGGGGATGGTGGTGAACCTCACGGCGGGCGACGGCCACCCGGTGGAGATAATGGACCTCACCTTCGCTATCCAGGCCTTGTGCGCCCACCACCTGGCCAACCGCGCCGCATCTATGGAGGCCGGACTCCACCCGCTGCCGCCGGAGTTGGACGAAGAGGTCGCCCGCCTGAAGCTCGAGGCCGTGGGCATGGGGGTGGACTCCCTCACGGAGGAGCAGCGGCGGTTCCTCGCCGGCTGGAGGGAGTAG
- a CDS encoding QueT transporter family protein, whose amino-acid sequence MREVFTMWRHTQMVVLVALSAAIYAAILIPFKGFTIIPGFTEVRPANVFPFVFGLLFGPAGAWGAAIGNLIGDFFGTLGLGSIGGFVGNFFLGFVPYKMWGTFFRRGENAEPNVNSAKKLAVYVAVTILASAVCAVWIGWWVDLLGFVPFAALGAIITVNNAIAGLVLGPILLLVLYPRVKRWGLLWTEIMEPEEVPASRFRLLGNVLMWIGGLGGLIVGLAIGLGLYEQGLAAAGFAAGGAGGLGIGLGLVPFLILIVVAGFLLGGREQMESAGESSRRVR is encoded by the coding sequence ATGAGGGAAGTGTTCACCATGTGGCGCCACACCCAGATGGTGGTGCTGGTGGCGCTGAGCGCGGCGATCTATGCTGCTATTCTGATCCCCTTCAAGGGTTTCACCATCATCCCGGGCTTCACGGAGGTTCGTCCGGCCAACGTCTTCCCCTTCGTCTTCGGGCTCCTCTTCGGCCCGGCGGGGGCCTGGGGAGCGGCGATCGGCAACCTCATCGGTGACTTCTTCGGGACTTTGGGGCTCGGGAGCATCGGCGGGTTCGTCGGAAACTTCTTTCTGGGCTTCGTCCCGTACAAGATGTGGGGGACGTTCTTTCGCAGGGGAGAGAACGCCGAGCCGAACGTGAACTCCGCCAAGAAGCTCGCGGTGTACGTCGCCGTCACCATCCTGGCTTCTGCGGTGTGCGCGGTCTGGATAGGCTGGTGGGTGGACCTGTTGGGCTTCGTGCCGTTCGCGGCGCTCGGGGCGATAATCACGGTCAACAACGCCATCGCGGGCCTCGTGCTCGGCCCCATACTGCTGCTGGTCCTCTACCCCCGGGTGAAGCGCTGGGGGCTGCTGTGGACGGAGATCATGGAGCCCGAAGAGGTCCCGGCTTCCAGGTTCCGTCTGCTGGGCAACGTCCTTATGTGGATCGGCGGGCTGGGCGGACTGATCGTGGGGCTGGCGATCGGGCTGGGCCTCTACGAACAGGGGCTCGCCGCCGCCGGGTTCGCCGCCGGCGGCGCCGGTGGCCTCGGCATAGGTCTCGGCCTTGTACCCTTCCTGATCCTCATCGTGGTCGCGGGCTTCCTGCTCGGCGGCCGGGAGCAGATGGAGAGTGCCGGGGAGTCGTCCCGGCGGGTGCGCTGA
- a CDS encoding energy-coupling factor transporter transmembrane component T family protein — MNPYLYLHRDTPLHRLDPRTKMFLLLGTFVLAFLFPNPLYGLGVLAFVLAAGYVARSLENLRRIRFVLAMIAVMTVVLWSLFGSGRTPLLWFVELEAVLYGLGTALRIDNTIIAGMIFLSTTRNEEIAVGLVRLGIPYRFAFAVSTALRLVPTIAATGSTIGQAQRSRGLDLDSGNLLERIRKHVPLLVPVFVSTIRSTNTFSMALESKGFGAGRERTYFLQLTIRREDVLAMAGMALLVAAAVALRLAGYGGVEGFSR; from the coding sequence ATGAATCCCTACCTCTACCTCCACCGCGACACCCCGTTGCATCGGCTCGATCCGCGCACCAAGATGTTCCTGCTCCTCGGGACCTTCGTGCTGGCGTTTCTGTTCCCGAATCCCCTCTACGGGCTCGGGGTGTTGGCGTTCGTGCTGGCCGCCGGGTACGTGGCACGGTCGCTCGAGAACCTCCGGCGCATCCGGTTCGTCCTCGCCATGATCGCCGTGATGACCGTCGTCCTGTGGTCCCTGTTCGGGAGCGGCAGGACCCCGCTCCTGTGGTTCGTGGAGCTCGAGGCCGTGCTCTACGGCCTCGGCACCGCCCTCAGGATAGACAACACCATCATCGCGGGCATGATCTTCCTCTCCACCACCCGCAACGAGGAGATAGCCGTCGGCCTGGTACGGCTCGGCATCCCCTACCGCTTCGCCTTCGCCGTCTCCACAGCCCTGCGGCTCGTTCCCACCATCGCCGCCACCGGCTCCACCATCGGGCAGGCCCAGCGTTCGCGAGGGTTGGATCTGGACTCCGGGAACCTTCTGGAGCGCATCCGGAAACACGTTCCCCTGCTCGTGCCGGTCTTCGTCTCCACCATCCGCTCCACCAATACGTTCAGCATGGCTCTGGAGTCCAAGGGCTTCGGAGCTGGCAGGGAGCGCACGTACTTCTTGCAGCTCACCATCAGGCGTGAGGACGTACTGGCGATGGCGGGGATGGCGTTGCTCGTGGCGGCGGCCGTCGCGCTGCGACTGGCAGGATACGGGGGCGTGGAAGGGTTCAGCAGGTAG
- a CDS encoding ABC transporter ATP-binding protein produces MKPAISMKNLAYRYRGQERPALRGVDLEVGEGEFVVIMGHSGAGKSTLCAALNGLVPHFFRGRMEGEVRVCGRSTRGRRVGELAREVGLVFQDFEAQLFSTNVELEVAFGPENFAVEREEMVHRIRESLRLVGLEGFEDRQPATLSGGQKQRLAIASVLAMEPSIVCLDEPTTDLDPAGKQSIFGISRRLREREDVTLIVVEHETEETLGADRIVVLREGAVLADRPAREILGNVELLEDARVMPLSVPRFFRERGVREGEVPLTPGEGVREFRRRRWRVNPGRHRKLVEEDRARERSYGEPIIEVEGLVHRYPNGVAALEGVDLTVQRGEFLAVIGQNGSGKTTLVKHFNGLLEPSEGSVRVGGEEAREQGLLRLGQRVGYVFQNPDHQIFSDTVWDEVAFGPRIRGFGAGEVRERVAEALAAVGLEGFEKEDPFGLTKGERQRVAVASVLAVRPEVLILDEPTTGLDYAEQRSMMELVRRLNEAGSTIIVVTHAMWVVAEYAHRAVVVRDGRPVLSGSVREVFAREEELRAAALRPPHIVSMSNALGYTALSVEELLRIVEDG; encoded by the coding sequence ATGAAGCCCGCCATCAGCATGAAGAACCTGGCTTACCGGTATCGGGGGCAGGAGCGGCCCGCCCTCAGGGGCGTGGACCTGGAGGTCGGAGAGGGCGAGTTCGTAGTGATCATGGGCCACTCCGGGGCGGGGAAGAGCACCCTTTGTGCCGCTCTCAACGGGCTGGTGCCGCACTTCTTCCGCGGCCGCATGGAGGGCGAGGTTCGGGTTTGCGGCCGCTCCACCCGCGGGCGGCGGGTGGGGGAGCTGGCCCGGGAGGTGGGGCTCGTCTTCCAGGACTTCGAGGCCCAGCTCTTCTCCACCAACGTGGAGCTGGAGGTGGCCTTCGGCCCGGAGAACTTCGCCGTGGAGCGGGAGGAGATGGTTCATCGGATCCGGGAGTCGCTGCGGCTGGTGGGTCTGGAGGGCTTCGAGGACCGTCAGCCGGCCACCCTCTCCGGCGGACAGAAGCAGCGGCTGGCCATCGCCTCGGTGCTCGCCATGGAGCCCTCCATCGTCTGCCTCGACGAGCCGACCACCGATCTGGATCCCGCTGGCAAGCAGAGCATCTTCGGGATCTCCCGGAGGTTGCGGGAGCGGGAGGACGTGACCCTCATAGTGGTCGAGCACGAGACGGAGGAGACGCTCGGGGCCGACCGCATCGTTGTGCTGCGTGAAGGTGCGGTGCTCGCCGACCGCCCCGCCCGGGAGATCCTGGGGAACGTCGAGCTGTTGGAGGACGCCCGGGTCATGCCGCTCTCGGTGCCGCGCTTCTTTCGCGAGCGCGGCGTGAGGGAAGGTGAGGTCCCTCTGACGCCCGGGGAGGGGGTGCGGGAGTTTCGTCGGCGCCGCTGGCGCGTAAACCCCGGAAGACACAGGAAGCTCGTCGAGGAGGATCGGGCGCGGGAGCGAAGCTACGGCGAGCCCATCATCGAGGTGGAGGGTCTCGTCCACCGCTACCCGAACGGCGTTGCGGCCCTCGAGGGAGTCGACCTCACCGTGCAGCGGGGCGAGTTCCTGGCCGTCATCGGCCAGAACGGCTCCGGTAAGACCACCCTCGTCAAGCACTTCAACGGGTTACTGGAGCCTTCGGAGGGTTCGGTGCGGGTGGGGGGAGAAGAGGCCCGGGAGCAGGGGCTGCTGCGTCTCGGCCAGCGCGTGGGTTACGTGTTCCAGAATCCGGACCACCAGATCTTCTCGGACACCGTCTGGGACGAGGTGGCGTTCGGTCCTCGAATAAGGGGCTTCGGGGCCGGAGAGGTGCGGGAACGGGTCGCGGAGGCGCTCGCGGCGGTGGGGCTCGAGGGGTTCGAGAAGGAGGATCCCTTCGGGCTCACCAAGGGCGAACGCCAGCGGGTCGCCGTGGCCAGCGTGCTCGCCGTCAGACCGGAGGTCCTGATACTGGACGAGCCCACCACCGGGCTGGACTACGCCGAGCAGCGGAGCATGATGGAGCTGGTCCGGCGCCTCAACGAGGCCGGCTCCACGATCATCGTGGTGACCCACGCCATGTGGGTCGTGGCCGAGTACGCTCACCGGGCAGTAGTGGTACGGGACGGGCGACCGGTGCTCTCGGGGAGCGTGCGTGAGGTGTTCGCCCGGGAGGAGGAGCTGCGCGCGGCGGCGCTCAGGCCCCCGCACATCGTCTCCATGAGCAACGCCCTCGGGTATACCGCGCTCTCGGTGGAGGAGTTGCTCAGGATCGTGGAGGACGGGTAG
- a CDS encoding TIGR03842 family LLM class F420-dependent oxidoreductase → MEFGVTFQTDPPAKRVIELTRRAEEHGFTHAWTFDSHILWEEPYVIHSQMLAATERIMVGPFVTNPATRDPSVTASVFATLNEMFGNRTICGIGRGDSAQRVLGRKPATLGQVERAMHVIRELAEGREVDYDGTKVRIPWVKDGRLEVWMAGYGPKALSLIGRKADGFILQLADPVILEWTKKRVHDAAREAGRDPREVKICVAAPAYVGDDLAHQREQCRWFGGMVGNHVADLVARYGEGSEIPTALTDYIKAREGYDYSHHGKADNPTTEFVPDDIVDRFCVLGTVEDHIAKLRTLEELGVDQFNVYLMHDAMGETLDAYGEEIIPALSRTARSEGSQR, encoded by the coding sequence ATGGAGTTCGGGGTGACCTTCCAGACGGACCCGCCGGCGAAGCGCGTGATCGAGCTGACCCGCCGCGCCGAGGAGCACGGCTTCACCCACGCCTGGACCTTCGACTCGCACATCCTGTGGGAGGAGCCCTACGTCATCCACTCCCAGATGCTCGCCGCGACCGAGAGGATCATGGTCGGCCCCTTCGTGACCAACCCGGCGACCCGCGACCCCTCGGTGACGGCCTCGGTCTTCGCCACCCTGAACGAGATGTTCGGCAACCGCACCATCTGCGGCATCGGGCGCGGCGACTCCGCCCAGCGCGTCCTGGGCAGAAAGCCCGCCACGCTGGGTCAGGTGGAGCGGGCGATGCACGTGATCAGGGAGCTGGCCGAGGGCCGGGAGGTGGACTACGACGGGACGAAGGTGCGCATCCCGTGGGTGAAAGACGGCCGGCTCGAGGTGTGGATGGCCGGCTACGGCCCGAAGGCCCTCTCCCTCATCGGCAGGAAGGCCGACGGCTTCATCCTGCAGCTCGCCGACCCCGTGATCCTGGAGTGGACCAAAAAACGCGTGCACGACGCCGCAAGGGAGGCCGGGCGCGACCCGAGGGAGGTGAAGATCTGCGTCGCCGCTCCCGCCTACGTCGGCGACGACCTCGCCCACCAGCGCGAGCAGTGCCGGTGGTTCGGGGGGATGGTCGGCAACCACGTGGCGGACCTCGTGGCTCGCTACGGGGAGGGGAGCGAGATCCCCACGGCCCTCACCGACTACATAAAGGCCCGCGAGGGCTACGACTACTCCCACCACGGCAAGGCCGACAACCCCACAACGGAGTTCGTCCCGGACGACATCGTGGACCGCTTCTGCGTCCTGGGCACCGTCGAAGACCACATCGCCAAGCTGAGGACGCTGGAGGAGCTCGGCGTGGACCAGTTCAACGTCTACCTCATGCACGACGCGATGGGGGAGACCCTCGACGCCTACGGAGAGGAGATAATCCCCGCCCTCTCTCGTACGGCACGGTCGGAGGGATCGCAGCGATAG
- a CDS encoding NCS1 family nucleobase:cation symporter-1 produces MERDEYRDLAVNDPARLAAIKAEASVSPLYNNDLAPTGPEDRTWSTYNIAALWIGMSIVITTYTLASGLMAAGMNWWQALLTISLGNVIVLIPMLLNAHAGTRYGIPFPVFVRASFGVRGANFAAIARALVACGWFGIQTWIGGLALDALMSAAWSGWAEVAHHQFITFFVFWAVQVAIILRGIEGVKILESLAAPLLLAGGLVLLVWGFVAGGGVGNVFARSAELQAGQVPFWALFPSALAANVGYWITLSLNIPDFTRYAKSQRSQVVGQVIGLPLTMTAFSFIGIAVTAATVVVYGEPIWDPVALVGRITGDIPALLILAMIVVVIAQISTNMAANVVSPSFDFSNLAPKYVSFRTGGIITAVIGIISFPWLLYQSAGAYIFTWLVGYGSLLGAIGAVMIVDYWIVRRRRLSLPDLYKTDGRYAYSGGWNWRAIAAVAIGVVPVLPGFLKAATTPNFAGVFENPTFIESLYNYGLFFTFAVAGLAYLLLSFIPSRAPEVAEEPEAT; encoded by the coding sequence TTGGAGCGTGACGAGTACAGGGATCTTGCGGTAAACGACCCGGCGCGGCTCGCCGCCATAAAGGCCGAGGCCAGCGTCTCGCCGCTGTACAACAACGACCTCGCACCCACCGGGCCCGAGGACCGCACCTGGAGCACCTACAACATCGCGGCGCTGTGGATCGGGATGTCCATCGTCATCACCACCTACACCCTGGCCTCGGGGCTGATGGCCGCGGGGATGAACTGGTGGCAGGCGCTCCTGACCATCTCTCTGGGCAACGTCATCGTGCTCATCCCCATGCTCCTCAACGCCCACGCCGGCACCCGCTACGGCATCCCCTTCCCGGTCTTCGTGCGGGCCTCCTTCGGGGTGCGGGGGGCCAACTTCGCCGCCATAGCCCGGGCGCTCGTGGCCTGCGGATGGTTCGGGATACAGACCTGGATCGGGGGTCTCGCGCTCGACGCGCTCATGAGCGCCGCCTGGTCCGGCTGGGCAGAGGTCGCCCACCACCAGTTCATAACCTTCTTCGTCTTCTGGGCCGTGCAGGTGGCGATCATCTTGCGCGGCATCGAGGGGGTCAAGATCCTGGAGTCCCTCGCCGCCCCTCTGCTCCTGGCCGGGGGGCTGGTGCTGCTCGTATGGGGGTTTGTCGCCGGAGGAGGGGTGGGCAACGTCTTCGCCCGCTCCGCCGAGCTGCAGGCCGGGCAGGTTCCCTTCTGGGCGCTGTTCCCGTCGGCGCTCGCGGCCAACGTGGGCTACTGGATCACGCTGTCTCTGAACATCCCGGACTTCACCCGCTATGCCAAAAGCCAGCGCTCCCAGGTGGTGGGGCAGGTGATCGGGCTTCCGCTCACCATGACCGCCTTCAGCTTCATCGGGATAGCGGTCACCGCCGCCACGGTGGTGGTCTACGGCGAGCCCATCTGGGACCCGGTCGCGCTGGTCGGACGCATCACCGGGGACATCCCTGCGTTGTTGATCCTCGCGATGATCGTCGTGGTGATAGCCCAGATCTCGACGAACATGGCGGCCAACGTGGTCTCGCCCTCCTTCGACTTCTCCAATTTGGCCCCGAAGTACGTCTCCTTCAGGACCGGCGGGATCATCACCGCGGTCATCGGGATCATCTCCTTCCCCTGGCTCCTCTACCAGAGCGCCGGCGCCTATATCTTCACCTGGCTGGTGGGCTACGGGAGCCTGCTCGGGGCAATAGGCGCGGTGATGATCGTGGACTACTGGATCGTGCGCCGCAGGCGCCTGAGCCTCCCGGACCTCTACAAGACCGACGGCCGCTACGCCTACTCCGGCGGCTGGAACTGGCGGGCCATAGCGGCGGTCGCCATCGGGGTCGTCCCGGTCCTGCCGGGCTTCCTCAAGGCGGCCACAACTCCCAACTTCGCCGGGGTCTTCGAGAACCCGACGTTCATCGAGAGCCTCTACAACTACGGGTTATTCTTTACCTTCGCGGTGGCCGGGCTGGCCTACCTGCTTCTCTCCTTCATCCCCTCCCGGGCCCCCGAGGTCGCCGAGGAGCCGGAGGCGACGTGA
- a CDS encoding Zn-dependent hydrolase, whose protein sequence is MQEAVDPRRVIEELRELHRLTGGPDGAQRVAWTETWREAREWLRAKLEEVEGVERVETDEAGNLWATAPGESEHAVLLGGHIDSVPNGGWLDGCLNTLAAVEVLRALAPRRRPVTLRLVDWADEEGARFGRSLLGSSACSGSLDPGEVRDLKDKDGVALPDALKENGVELERMKESHRQLENAAAYLELHIEQGPVLERLGLPLGVVLGTFGVERHAVRFTGQHAHSGSTPMDVRRDAFIAAARSAVEFRDDARRREDVRATTGFVNVSPGIVTAFNGFCEMSLDQRALDAGELAEMLETARGISERVAEEEGCEVAWERLWRIEPRPFHPELIELADEAVREVAGRSHRLPSGPLHDAAEMAPLMPTVMLFVKSLRGLSHTREEDTPEEDIELSVRALHRLAEKTLGWVEKRG, encoded by the coding sequence GTGCAGGAGGCGGTCGACCCCCGGCGGGTCATAGAGGAACTCCGGGAGCTCCACCGGCTCACCGGCGGTCCCGACGGGGCGCAGCGGGTGGCCTGGACCGAGACCTGGCGCGAGGCCCGCGAGTGGCTGCGCGCCAAGCTCGAGGAAGTAGAGGGTGTCGAGCGCGTTGAGACCGACGAGGCCGGCAACCTCTGGGCCACCGCCCCGGGCGAGTCGGAGCATGCCGTGCTGCTCGGCGGACACATAGACTCCGTCCCCAACGGCGGCTGGCTCGACGGCTGTCTCAACACCCTGGCGGCGGTGGAGGTGCTGCGGGCGCTCGCCCCCCGGCGGCGCCCCGTCACTTTAAGGCTCGTGGACTGGGCCGACGAGGAAGGCGCCCGCTTCGGCAGGAGCCTGCTGGGGTCGAGCGCCTGCTCGGGCTCGCTCGACCCTGGTGAGGTGCGCGATCTGAAGGACAAAGACGGCGTCGCGCTCCCCGACGCCCTTAAAGAGAACGGCGTCGAGCTCGAGAGGATGAAGGAGTCCCACCGGCAGCTCGAGAACGCGGCGGCCTACCTCGAGCTGCACATCGAGCAGGGGCCGGTGCTCGAGCGGCTCGGGCTGCCGCTCGGGGTGGTGCTCGGGACCTTCGGGGTCGAGCGGCACGCCGTCCGGTTCACCGGGCAGCACGCCCACTCCGGGTCGACCCCGATGGACGTCAGGAGGGATGCGTTCATCGCCGCCGCCCGTTCGGCGGTGGAGTTCCGGGACGACGCGCGGCGACGCGAAGACGTGCGGGCCACTACCGGCTTCGTCAACGTCAGCCCGGGGATAGTCACCGCCTTCAACGGCTTCTGCGAGATGTCGCTCGACCAGCGGGCGCTAGATGCCGGGGAGCTCGCCGAGATGCTCGAGACGGCGCGCGGCATCAGCGAGCGGGTGGCCGAGGAGGAGGGCTGCGAGGTGGCGTGGGAGCGGCTGTGGCGGATAGAGCCGCGGCCCTTCCACCCGGAGCTCATCGAGCTCGCCGATGAGGCCGTGAGAGAGGTCGCCGGCAGGTCGCACCGGCTGCCCAGCGGTCCTTTGCACGATGCGGCGGAGATGGCGCCGCTCATGCCCACGGTGATGCTCTTCGTGAAGTCTTTGCGGGGCCTCAGCCACACCAGGGAGGAGGACACACCAGAGGAGGACATCGAGCTCTCCGTGCGGGCGCTCCATCGGCTGGCGGAGAAGACGCTCGGCTGGGTGGAAAAGAGGGGTTGA
- a CDS encoding aspartate aminotransferase family protein, producing the protein MRPDELHERHRAVLPAWLSLYYEKPIELVRGEGFRVWDSEGNEYLDFFGGIVTTISGHAVPEIVEAVKEQAQRILHSSTLYLIESQVRLAEKLISLSPISGEQKVFFVGSGSEANEAALLFATQYRGSSEVIALRGSYHGGSFGTMGITGQSSWRPTPRTALDVSYALPPHRSYSPLYARYDDPEELARACAEDVRSLIQTSTTGRVAAFIAEPIQGVGGFIELPPAYLSRVKEILDEHGVLFVSDEVQTAFGRTGSHFWGIEHSGVEPDLITMAKGLGNGLAIGAVMGRAEIIDALSPKLHISTFGGNPISTAGALANLEYILENDLQKNADEVGGYLKERLLALAREHRCVGEVRGRGLMLAIELVRDGAPDPRAATAFMEACRERGVLVGKGGLAGNAIRISPPLTVTREAAGEAARVFDEALSSVEAGERVV; encoded by the coding sequence ATGAGGCCCGACGAGCTGCACGAGCGGCACCGGGCCGTTCTCCCCGCCTGGCTCTCGCTGTACTACGAGAAGCCCATCGAGCTCGTGCGCGGGGAGGGTTTCCGGGTATGGGACTCCGAGGGGAACGAGTACCTGGACTTCTTCGGCGGCATCGTCACCACCATAAGCGGGCACGCCGTCCCGGAGATCGTCGAGGCGGTAAAGGAGCAGGCGCAGAGGATCCTCCACTCCTCCACCCTCTACCTCATAGAGAGCCAGGTGAGGCTGGCCGAGAAGCTCATCTCGCTCTCCCCCATCTCCGGGGAGCAGAAGGTCTTCTTCGTGGGCAGCGGCTCCGAGGCCAACGAGGCGGCGCTGCTCTTCGCCACCCAGTACCGGGGCTCCAGCGAGGTCATAGCCCTGCGCGGCTCCTACCACGGCGGCTCCTTCGGCACGATGGGGATAACCGGGCAGTCCTCCTGGCGGCCCACCCCGCGCACCGCGCTGGACGTCTCCTACGCCCTGCCCCCGCACCGCTCCTACAGCCCCCTCTACGCACGCTACGATGACCCGGAGGAGCTCGCGCGGGCCTGCGCCGAGGACGTGCGGAGTCTGATCCAGACCTCCACCACCGGTCGGGTGGCGGCCTTCATCGCCGAGCCGATACAGGGCGTGGGCGGATTCATCGAGCTGCCGCCCGCCTACCTCTCGCGGGTGAAGGAGATCCTGGACGAGCACGGCGTCCTCTTCGTCTCCGACGAGGTACAGACCGCCTTCGGCCGCACCGGGAGCCACTTCTGGGGCATCGAGCACTCCGGGGTGGAGCCGGACCTCATCACCATGGCCAAGGGTTTGGGGAACGGGCTCGCCATCGGGGCGGTGATGGGCAGAGCAGAGATCATCGACGCCCTCTCCCCGAAGCTGCACATCTCCACCTTCGGCGGCAACCCGATCTCGACCGCCGGGGCGCTCGCCAACCTGGAGTACATCCTGGAGAACGACCTGCAGAAGAACGCCGACGAGGTCGGCGGCTACCTGAAAGAGCGCCTCCTCGCGCTCGCCCGGGAGCACCGCTGCGTGGGCGAGGTGCGCGGCAGGGGCCTGATGCTCGCCATCGAGCTGGTGCGCGACGGGGCACCGGATCCGCGGGCCGCCACCGCCTTCATGGAGGCCTGCCGGGAGCGCGGGGTGCTCGTCGGCAAGGGCGGGCTCGCGGGCAACGCCATCAGGATCTCACCGCCGCTCACCGTAACGCGCGAGGCCGCCGGAGAGGCCGCCCGGGTCTTCGACGAGGCCCTCTCCAGCGTCGAGGCCGGGGAGAGGGTGGTCTGA